In Colletotrichum destructivum chromosome 8, complete sequence, the following proteins share a genomic window:
- a CDS encoding Putative thiolase has protein sequence MANLPPVYIVSAARTPVGSFLGSLSSLSATQLGAHAIKAAVERVPQIKPEDVEEVFYGNVLSANLGQAPARQCALGAGLSQGVAATTVNKVCASGMKAIILGAQTILTGNADIVVAGGTESMTNTPHYLPVLRNGAKYGDQTLVDGVLKDGLTDAYGKKEHMGMAAELCAKEHEFTREQQDEYAINTYKKAQAATDAGIFSTEIAPVEVSGGRGKPNVKVDRDDEVKNLNVDKLKAMRPAFIPNGGTVTAPNAAPLNDGAAAVVLMSEAKVKELGVTPIAKIRGWADAAREPERFTIAPALAIPKAIKHAGLTEKDVDFYEINEAFSVVALANIKLLNLDPETVNVFGGSVAIGHPLGCSGARIVTTLTTVLREKKAKIGVAGICNGGGGASAIVIESLQ, from the exons ATGGCcaacctcccccccgtcTACATCGTTTCTGCCGCCAGAACCCCCGTCGGTTCTTTTTTGGG CTCTTTGTCTAGCTTGAGCGCCACTCAATTGGGTGCCCACGCCATCAAGG CTGCCGTCGAGCGAGTTCCCCAGATcaagcccgaggacgtcgaggaggtcttCTACGGCAATGTCCTGTCCGCCAA CCTTGGACAGGCCCCTGCCCGCCAATGCGCTCTCGGAGCCGGTCTTTCGCAGGGCGTTGCCGCCACGACCGTCAACAAGGTCTGCGCCTCGGGCATGAAGGCGATCATCCTTGGTGCTCAGACCATCCTCACTGGCAACGCGGACATTGTTGTCGCCGGAGGCACGGAGTCCATGACCAACACCCCCCATTACCTTCCCGTCCTCCGCAATGGGGCCAAGTATGGCGACCAgaccctcgtcgacggtgttCTCAAGGACGGCCTGACCGATGCCTACGGCAAGAAGGAGCACATGGGCATGGCCGCTGAGCTCTGCGCCAAGGAACACGAATTCACTCGTGAGCAGCAGGACGAGTACGCCATCAACACCTATAAGAAGGCTCAAGCTGCCACCGATGCCGGCATCTTCTCCACGGAGATCGCCCCCGTCGAGGTctccggcggccgcggcaaGCCCAACGTGAAGGTcgaccgcgacgacgaggtcaagaACCTCAACGTCGATAAGCTCAAGGCCATGCGCCCGGCATTTATTCccaacggcggcaccgtTACCGCCCCCAATGCTGCCCCCCtcaacgacggcgccgccgccgttgtccTCATGTCCGAGGCTAAGgtcaaggagctcggcgtcaCCCCCATCGCCAAGATCCGCGGATgggccgatgccgcccgCGAACCGGAGCGCTTCACTATCGCGCCTGCTCTGGCCATCCCCAAGGCCATCAAGCACGCCGGTCTCACCGAGAAGGACGTCGACTTTTACGAGATCAACGAAGCTTTCTCCGTCGTTGCCCTCGCTAACATCAAGCTGCTCAACCTTGACCCCGAGACCGTCAACGTATTTGGTGGCTCTGTCGCTATCGGACACCCCCTGGGCTGCTCCGGTGCTCGTATCGTCACCACCCTCACGACCGTCCTCCGtgagaagaaggcaaagaTCGGTGTTGCCGGTATCtgcaacggcggcggtggagcTTCTGCCATTGTTATTGAGAGCCTGCAATAA
- a CDS encoding Putative small GTP-binding protein → MDDLYDEFGNFIGEDVGSEEASERGAEGAYVYGDDASEAPGATGQELMEIDDDGPSNAIILHEDKQYYPTAQQVYGDEVEVLVREEDEQLLTQPIIAPVEQKKFNIEEADLPPVFFERSFMTDLMNFPDQIRNVALAGHLHHGKTAFMDMLVLETHDITDRLERRVGKKRDEQLRYTDVHVVERERGVSIKASPMSLVLPSSKGKSHLVNILDTPGHVNFVDEVATSLRLADGVCLVVDVVEGVQVNTEQIIKHAVLEDIPLTLIINKMDRLILELKLPPKDAYFKLKHVIEEVNTVIENTIPGKGEAKRISPEKGNVLFACTDMGWCFTLQSFAKMYADTYGGINTEDFAKRLWGDVYFNPEKRNFTRKPLETRSSRSFVNFVLEPIYKVFTHTISDSPEDLKVVLSGLGITLKPSQYKADAKVLLKLVCEQFFGPSTGFVDMIVSHIPSPDKSAERYLEKYYTGPLDTKVAQSVKSCNQDGPLVVHVTKLFSTADAKSFYSFGRVLSGTARPGMQVRVLGEGYSTDDDEDMAMATISDVFIGESRYNISTDGVPAGNYVLLGGVDNSIVKTATLVPPKLEDDEDPYIFKPVTHFTESVLKVAVEPINPSELPKMLDGLRKIQKSYPLITTKVEESGEHIVLGTGELYMDCVLHDLRRLYADMEIKVSDPVTRFCETVVEQSATKCYAITPNKKNKITMVAEQLDKGISEDIESGKVKIRDPIRKTASYFEETYGWDKLAARSIWAFGPDEMGPNILQDDTLPSEVDKKLLTTVKETIRQGFSWATREGPLCEEPIRNTKFRITDVSLASEAIFRGGGQIIPTSRRACYSSFLMASPRLMEPLYSVSVTGPEDSATEVYTTLARRRGHVLQDGPVAGTPLYRVNGLIPVIDSFGFETDLRIKTKGMAMVSLTFDSWSIVPGDPLDKEVIIRPLQPASAQATARDFVLKTRRRKGLSEDVSVATFLEPEFYQSLMESGALGD, encoded by the exons ATGGATGACCTATACGACGA GTTTGGTAACTTTATTGGCGAGGATGTCGGCTCCGAAGAGGCGTCCGAAAGGGGAGCGGAGGGCGCCTACGTttacggcgacgacgccagTGAAGCACCCGGGGCTACTGGTCAGGAATTGATGGAAATTGACG ATGATGGCCCATCGAACGCGATCATCCTGCACGAAGACAAGCAGTACTACCCGACGGCGCAACAAGTATACGGAGATGAGGTCGAAGTACTGGTACGAGAGGAGGACGAACAGCTACTCACGCAGCCAATTATTGCGCCCGTTGAGCAAAAGAAGTTCAACATTGAGGAGGCCGACCTGCCGCCAGTCTTCTTCGAGCGAAGCTTCATGACAGACCTTATGAACTTCCCCGACCAAATTCGGAACGTCGCGCTGGCAGGACATCTCCATCACGGAAAGACGGCGTTTATGGACATGCTGGTGTTAGAGACCCACGACATCACCGACAGGCTCGAGCGCCGGGTCGGCAAGAAGAGAGACGAGCAGCTCAGATACACCGACGTACACGTTGtcgaaagagaaagaggtgTGTCAATCAAGGCTTCGCCAATGAGCTTGGTGTTGCCGAGCTCTAAGGGAAAATCCCACTTAGTCAACATTTTGGATACCCCCGGCCACGTCAActttgtcgacgaggtcgcgACTAGCCTGAGAttggccgacggcgtctgTTTGGTTGTTGACGTCGTGGAGGGCGTTCAGGTCAACACCGAGCAGATTATCAAGCACGCAGTTCTGGAGGACATACCCTTGACActcatcatcaacaagatGGATCGTCTCATCTTGGAGCTCAAGCTGCCGCCCAAGGATGCGTACTTCAAGCTCAAGCATGTGATTGAGGAGGTCAACACCGTCATCGAAAACACAATTCCAGGAAAGGGTGAGGCAAAGCGTATAAGTCCTGAAAAGGGCAACGTCCTGTTTGCTTGCACAGACATGGGATGGTGCTTCACTCTGCAGTCGTTCGCCAAAATGTACGCCGACACCTACGGCGGCATCAACACAGAGGACTTTGCAAAGAGGCTGTGGGGAGACGTCTATTTCAACCCCGAGAAGAGGAACTTTACGCGCAAGCCACTGGAAACTCGCTCGAGCCGGTCGTTCGTCAACTTCGTTCTGGAACCCATCTACAAGGTCTTCACACACACCATCAGTGACAGCCCTGAAGATTTGAAAGTGGTTCTGAGCGGTCTCGGCATCACTCTGAAACCGTCTCAGTACAAGGCCGATGCCAAGGTGCTGCTGAAGCTTGTTTGCGAACAGTTTTTCGGTCCCTCAACCGGGTTCGTCGATATGATCGTGAGCCACATTCCCTCACCCGACAAGTCTGCGGAGAGGTATTTGGAGAAATACTACACAGGCCCTCTGGACACGAAGGTGGCCCAGTCCGTGAAATCCTGCAACCAAGATGGGCCGTTGGTTGTTCACGTTACGAAGCTCTTCAGCACAGCAGATGCCAAGAGCTTCTATTCGTTTGGTCGTGTTCTGAGTGGCACAGCTCGTCCTGGCATGCAGGTCCGAGTCTTAGGAGAAGGTTACTCAAcagacgatgacgaagacaTGGCCATGGCAACGATTTCCGACGTGTTTATTGGCGAGTCAAGATACAACATCTCCACGGATGGTGTACCGGCAGGCAACTATGTGCTTCTTGGCGGAGTCGACAACTCCATCGTCAAGACAGCAACACTCGTTCCGCCCAAgctcgaagacgatgaggaccCCTACATCTTCAAGCCTGTTACGCATTTCACAGAATCCGTTCTTAAGGTGGCTGTTGAGCCTATCAACCCTTCAGAACTCCCCAAGATGCTTGACGGTCTGCGGAAGATCCAAAAGAGCTACCCGCTGATCACCACGAAGGTCGAGGAGTCAGGAGAACACATCGTGCTGGGCACTGGCGAGCTGTACATGGACTGTGTTCTGCACGATTTGAGACGCCTATACGCCGATATGGAGATCAAGGTGTCAGATCCCGTCACACGATTCTGCGAAACAGTCGTGGAACAATCAGCGACAAAATGCTACGCCATCACACcgaacaagaagaacaagatcACAATGGTGGCCGAGCAGCTGGACAAAGGCATCTCAGAAGACATCGAGTCAGGCAAGGTCAAGATCAGGGACCCTATCCGCAAGACGGCCAGCTACTTCGAAGAGACTTACGGCTGGGACAAGTTGGCAGCGAGAAGCATCTGGGCTTTTGGTCCTGATGAGATGGGCCCTAACATCTTGCAGGACGACACATTGCCCTCCGAG GTCGACAAGAAGCTGCTGACAACGGTCAAGGAGACCATTCGCCAAGGTTTTAGCTGGGCTACTAGAGAAGGTCCCCTGTGTGAAGAGC CCATTCGAAATACAAAGTTCAGGATCACCGATgtgtcgttggcgtcggAAGCCATCTTCCGTGGTGGCGGTCAGATTATCCCCACCTCTAGGCGGGCCTGCTATTCCTCGTTCCTGATGGCCTCTCCTCGGTTGATGGAGCCGCTGTATTCCGTCTCAGTGACGGGCCCTGAAGACTCTGCTACGGAGGTTTACACGACGTTGGCCAGACGTCGTGGCCACGTCCTCCAGGATGGCCCGGTGGCCGGCACGCCCCTCTACCGCGTCAACGGGCTGATTCCTGTCATCGACTCATTTGGTTTCGAGACGGACCTGCGCATTAAGACCAAGGGTATGGCCATGGTCAGTCTGACGTTTGACAGCTGGAGCATTGTGCCCGGTGACCCTCTTGACAAGGAGGTCATCATTCGGCCCCTGCAGCCAGCCAGCGCCCAGGCCACAGCTAGAGATTTTGTGCTGAAGACCAGAAGGAGAAAGGGTCTCAGCGAGGACGTGAGCGTGGCGACCTTCTTGGAACCCGAATTCTACCAGAGCCTTATGGAGAGTGGTGCGCTTGGCGACTGA